One Bacteroidota bacterium DNA window includes the following coding sequences:
- the rpsC gene encoding 30S ribosomal protein S3 gives MGQKVHPVGFRLGILRSWDSNWYDDKDFAGKLQEDSKVRSYVHNRLKKAGISRILIDRTPKKAVITIHTSRPGIVIGRSGKEITQLEEELKQITNKEVKILIHEIKRPELDSFLLAENIAGQLEGRMSFRRAMKMAITSAMRMGAEGVRVMCGGRLGGAEIARSEQYKEGRIPLHTLRADIDYAQATAMTIYGTIGVKVWICRGEVLDRVTK, from the coding sequence TTGGGCCAAAAAGTACATCCGGTCGGTTTTCGCCTCGGCATCCTGCGGTCGTGGGATTCAAACTGGTACGACGACAAGGATTTTGCCGGGAAACTTCAGGAAGACTCCAAAGTCCGGAGTTACGTCCACAATCGTCTGAAGAAGGCCGGAATATCGCGAATCCTGATCGACCGGACCCCCAAGAAGGCGGTGATCACGATCCATACCTCGCGCCCCGGCATCGTCATCGGCCGGAGCGGGAAAGAAATCACCCAACTGGAAGAGGAGTTGAAGCAGATCACCAATAAAGAGGTGAAGATTCTCATTCACGAGATCAAGAGACCGGAGCTGGACAGCTTCCTGCTGGCCGAGAATATCGCGGGTCAGCTCGAAGGAAGAATGTCGTTCCGGCGCGCGATGAAGATGGCGATCACCTCCGCGATGCGGATGGGCGCCGAAGGGGTTCGCGTGATGTGCGGCGGGCGGCTCGGCGGAGCGGAAATCGCCAGGTCGGAGCAATACAAAGAGGGCCGCATTCCCCTTCACACGCTTCGCGCCGATATCGACTATGCCCAGGCGACCGCCATGACGATCTATGGGACCATCGGCGTAAAAGTCTGGATCTGCCGCGGCGAAGTGCTCGACAGAGTGACCAAGTAA
- the rplC gene encoding 50S ribosomal protein L3, whose product MSGILGKKIGMTSVFDETGEAIPCTVIEAGPCFVAQIKTKEADGYEAVQLGFGDAKVRLVNKPAAGHFKKAGIPAKQMLREFKGFDTARFPLGAEIKVDALFTKGELVSVAGTSKGRGFQGVVKRHHFGGGFRTHGQSDRERAPGSIGSSSYPSRVFKGMRMAGRMGGERVTVKHLRVVQVIPESNLLLIRGSIPGHINSYVEILKEG is encoded by the coding sequence ATGTCAGGAATTCTAGGTAAAAAAATCGGGATGACGAGTGTCTTCGACGAAACAGGCGAAGCCATTCCCTGTACGGTCATCGAAGCGGGGCCCTGTTTCGTGGCCCAGATCAAGACGAAGGAAGCCGACGGTTACGAAGCGGTCCAGCTCGGGTTTGGCGACGCCAAAGTCCGGCTCGTGAACAAGCCCGCCGCCGGACACTTCAAGAAGGCGGGCATCCCCGCGAAGCAGATGCTTCGCGAGTTCAAGGGCTTCGATACGGCCAGGTTCCCGCTCGGCGCGGAGATCAAGGTCGACGCGCTCTTCACCAAGGGCGAACTTGTTTCCGTCGCCGGGACGTCGAAGGGACGGGGTTTTCAGGGCGTCGTCAAACGCCATCATTTCGGCGGAGGGTTCCGGACGCACGGACAGAGCGACCGCGAACGCGCTCCCGGTTCGATCGGTTCAAGCTCGTACCCGTCGAGGGTGTTCAAGGGGATGCGCATGGCCGGCCGCATGGGCGGCGAGCGCGTGACCGTGAAGCATCTCCGGGTGGTTCAGGTGATCCCGGAATCGAATTTGCTGCTCATCCGGGGATCCATCCCGGGGCACATCAACAGTTACGTTGAGATTCTCAAAGAAGGATAG
- the rpsS gene encoding 30S ribosomal protein S19, translating into MTRSLKKGPYVDPGLLAKIEAMAASGQKKVIKTWCRSSTITPDFVGLTLAVHNGNKFIPVYVHEGMVGHKLGEFAPTRIFRGHPGLRTETTTTTEG; encoded by the coding sequence ATGACTCGATCGCTCAAAAAAGGACCGTACGTAGACCCGGGGCTTCTCGCCAAGATAGAGGCGATGGCGGCTTCCGGCCAGAAGAAGGTCATCAAGACCTGGTGCCGGTCCTCCACGATCACCCCCGATTTTGTCGGGCTCACGCTCGCGGTGCACAACGGAAACAAGTTTATTCCCGTCTATGTCCATGAGGGAATGGTGGGACACAAGCTCGGAGAATTCGCCCCGACCCGTATTTTCAGGGGGCATCCCGGTTTGAGGACTGAAACGACGACCACCACAGAGGGTTAA
- the rpsQ gene encoding 30S ribosomal protein S17: MESAGASIVRPTQRKMRIGKVVSNKMQKSIVVAIERRVPHGLYKKYFKRTSKLMAHDEKQEARIGDVVKIMEVRPLSSRKRWRLIEIVEKAK; encoded by the coding sequence ATGGAATCCGCAGGCGCCTCGATTGTACGGCCGACCCAGCGCAAAATGCGCATCGGGAAAGTCGTGAGCAACAAGATGCAGAAGAGCATTGTCGTCGCGATCGAGCGGCGCGTGCCCCACGGCCTCTATAAGAAGTACTTCAAACGGACTTCAAAGCTGATGGCGCACGACGAAAAACAGGAAGCGCGCATCGGCGATGTGGTCAAGATCATGGAAGTTCGCCCTCTGAGCAGCCGGAAGCGGTGGCGGCTCATCGAAATCGTGGAAAAAGCAAAATAA
- the rplW gene encoding 50S ribosomal protein L23, with the protein MGILYRPIVTEKMTNMQEKGLYAFEVDPAANKIDIARAVEKKFGVKVTNVRTMNYKGKSKAQMTRRGSFRGKTAHFKKALVTLKEGDKINLFENI; encoded by the coding sequence ATCGGCATCCTTTACCGTCCCATCGTGACGGAAAAAATGACAAACATGCAGGAAAAAGGGCTGTACGCGTTCGAGGTTGATCCGGCCGCGAACAAAATCGACATCGCCCGCGCCGTCGAAAAGAAGTTCGGCGTGAAGGTGACGAACGTGCGCACCATGAATTACAAGGGCAAGTCCAAGGCGCAAATGACCCGGAGGGGGTCCTTCCGCGGAAAGACGGCACATTTTAAGAAGGCGCTCGTCACCCTCAAAGAGGGCGACAAGATCAACCTGTTCGAGAACATTTAA
- the rplB gene encoding 50S ribosomal protein L2, whose product MGIRILKPNTPGTRWMTIPTFEEITKSKPEKSLLEPLKSSGGRNTNGHITSRHRGGGHKRFYRIIDFKRDKKGVNAKVVAIEYDPNRSARIALVMYTGGERRYILAPDGLKVGEVIASGPDVDIKVGNSMPLANIPVGTFIHNVELRPGKGGQIARSAGCSIHMMAKEGKYAQLRMPSGEIRNVPQECYATIGVVGNIDHENISIGKAGRSRWLGIRPQSRGVVQNPVDHPHGGGEGKSPQGNPHPVSPWGWHTKGKKTRHHKLQSNKYIVKRRK is encoded by the coding sequence ATGGGTATCCGAATCCTGAAGCCGAACACCCCGGGCACGCGATGGATGACAATTCCGACCTTCGAGGAGATCACGAAGTCGAAGCCCGAGAAGTCGCTCCTCGAACCGCTGAAGAGTTCCGGCGGCAGGAACACCAACGGCCATATCACGTCCCGGCACCGGGGCGGCGGGCACAAGCGTTTCTACCGGATCATCGATTTCAAACGGGACAAGAAGGGCGTGAACGCCAAGGTCGTCGCCATCGAATACGATCCCAACCGCTCCGCGAGGATCGCCCTGGTGATGTATACCGGCGGAGAGAGACGGTATATCCTCGCGCCCGACGGCCTGAAGGTGGGCGAGGTGATCGCCTCCGGGCCCGACGTGGACATCAAAGTGGGCAACTCGATGCCGCTCGCGAACATCCCGGTCGGCACCTTCATCCATAACGTCGAGCTGCGGCCCGGTAAGGGCGGGCAGATCGCCAGGAGCGCCGGCTGCTCGATCCACATGATGGCGAAAGAGGGAAAGTACGCGCAACTCCGGATGCCTTCGGGCGAGATCCGGAACGTCCCCCAGGAATGCTACGCGACGATCGGCGTCGTCGGCAACATCGACCACGAGAACATCAGCATCGGCAAAGCGGGCCGGTCGAGATGGCTCGGCATTCGCCCGCAGTCGAGGGGCGTGGTGCAGAACCCCGTCGATCACCCCCACGGCGGAGGCGAGGGGAAGTCGCCGCAGGGGAACCCCCACCCCGTATCGCCCTGGGGCTGGCACACGAAGGGGAAGAAGACCAGGCATCACAAGCTGCAATCGAACAAGTATATCGTTAAGCGCCGCAAATAA
- the rpsH gene encoding 30S ribosomal protein S8, giving the protein MNTTDPIADYLTRLRNAIRARHKRVDIPSSYLKREITKLLLEERFIGSFTEIPDNKQGTLRIVLRSSDGVNAITGLKRISKPGLRKYASARELPRVLNGLGIGILSTSRGVLTEKSAGTMNVGGEVLCQIW; this is encoded by the coding sequence ATGAACACTACAGACCCCATCGCAGATTATCTCACCCGGTTGCGGAACGCAATCCGGGCGCGCCACAAGCGCGTCGATATCCCCTCGTCATATTTGAAGCGGGAGATCACCAAGCTCCTGCTCGAGGAGCGGTTCATCGGAAGCTTTACGGAAATCCCCGACAACAAGCAGGGGACGCTGAGGATCGTGCTGCGCTCCTCCGACGGAGTCAACGCGATCACGGGACTCAAGCGGATCAGCAAGCCCGGCCTCCGGAAGTATGCCTCGGCCCGGGAACTGCCCCGCGTCCTGAACGGGCTTGGGATTGGGATCCTTTCGACGTCCAGGGGCGTGCTCACCGAAAAGAGCGCGGGCACGATGAACGTCGGCGGAGAAGTTCTCTGCCAGATCTGGTAA
- the rplP gene encoding 50S ribosomal protein L16, protein MLLPKRVKYRKAQRGRMRGKATRGASVAFGDFGLKALEPGWITQRQIEAARVALTRLMKREGKVWIRIFPSKPVTKKPAETRMGSGKGVPEFWVAVVKPGTIMFELGGIKKNVASEAMDLASHKLPIKTRMVTRPSYQAG, encoded by the coding sequence ATGTTACTCCCAAAAAGAGTTAAATACCGAAAGGCCCAGCGGGGCCGGATGCGCGGGAAAGCCACCCGCGGAGCGAGCGTCGCGTTCGGGGATTTCGGCCTGAAAGCGCTCGAGCCGGGATGGATTACGCAGAGGCAGATCGAGGCGGCGCGCGTGGCGCTGACCCGCCTGATGAAGCGCGAGGGAAAGGTCTGGATCAGGATCTTCCCGAGCAAGCCCGTGACAAAGAAGCCGGCCGAGACGCGTATGGGAAGCGGCAAGGGCGTGCCGGAATTCTGGGTGGCGGTGGTAAAGCCCGGCACGATCATGTTTGAACTGGGCGGGATCAAGAAAAACGTGGCTTCGGAAGCGATGGACCTGGCCTCCCACAAGCTTCCGATCAAGACGCGCATGGTCACACGTCCCTCGTACCAGGCCGGTTGA
- the rplX gene encoding 50S ribosomal protein L24: MKIHKNDTVKVVAGNSRGKTGKVLKVFRDNGRVIIEGVNIIRRHSRPSQKNPQGGIVQKEAPINAPNVMVVCPKCNTPSRLGHKPVTDATTGRKHMMRVCRNCEEMF; this comes from the coding sequence TTGAAAATCCACAAGAATGATACTGTGAAAGTCGTCGCGGGGAATTCCCGCGGAAAGACCGGAAAAGTGCTCAAAGTGTTCCGGGACAACGGAAGGGTGATCATCGAGGGCGTGAACATCATCCGCCGCCATTCGAGGCCCTCGCAGAAGAATCCGCAGGGCGGGATCGTCCAGAAAGAGGCCCCGATTAACGCACCGAACGTGATGGTGGTCTGCCCGAAGTGCAATACTCCTTCGAGGCTCGGACACAAACCCGTCACAGACGCAACGACCGGCAGAAAGCACATGATGCGCGTTTGCCGGAATTGCGAAGAGATGTTTTAG
- a CDS encoding type Z 30S ribosomal protein S14 encodes MARLAMMEKSKKTPRYPVRKHNRCNNCGRPRGFLRKFGICRICFRKMALEGKIPGVVKASW; translated from the coding sequence GTGGCACGTTTGGCGATGATGGAAAAGTCGAAGAAGACGCCCCGGTACCCGGTGCGAAAACACAACCGGTGCAACAACTGCGGCCGGCCGCGCGGCTTCCTCCGCAAATTCGGCATTTGCCGGATCTGCTTCAGGAAGATGGCCCTCGAGGGAAAAATTCCCGGCGTCGTAAAAGCGAGCTGGTAG
- the rplE gene encoding 50S ribosomal protein L5, with translation MGKEQAPKTPKTPKPDKTEKGAKKAPSAQPAGTQEAGVAPRLHELFTKQLVQDLVKRFNYSNVMQVPRLEKIAINVGVGQATQDPKLLDVVVKDLETIVGQKVVTTKAKKAVSNFKLREGLAIGAKVTLRKHRMYEFMDRFISVAVPRIRDFRGFSDKSFDGRGNYTIGVKEHIIFPEIDVDKVTKVFGMDVCFVTTAKTDQEAYELLKGFGMPFVRREEPVKEKTASEQQ, from the coding sequence ATGGGAAAAGAACAAGCACCGAAGACACCGAAGACACCGAAGCCGGATAAAACTGAAAAGGGCGCCAAAAAGGCCCCCTCCGCGCAGCCTGCGGGAACGCAGGAGGCGGGAGTGGCGCCGCGCCTGCACGAGCTGTTTACCAAACAGCTGGTCCAGGATCTGGTGAAGCGCTTCAACTATTCGAACGTCATGCAGGTCCCCCGGCTCGAAAAAATCGCGATCAATGTCGGCGTCGGGCAGGCGACGCAGGATCCGAAGCTCCTGGACGTCGTCGTCAAGGACCTCGAGACGATCGTCGGCCAGAAGGTCGTGACCACGAAGGCGAAAAAGGCGGTTTCGAACTTCAAGCTGCGGGAAGGGCTCGCGATCGGCGCGAAGGTCACGCTGCGAAAGCACCGGATGTATGAATTCATGGACAGGTTCATCAGCGTCGCCGTGCCCCGGATCCGCGACTTCCGCGGGTTCTCCGATAAGTCCTTCGACGGGCGCGGGAACTATACCATCGGGGTGAAGGAGCATATCATCTTCCCCGAAATCGACGTCGATAAAGTGACGAAGGTCTTCGGAATGGACGTCTGCTTCGTGACGACCGCAAAGACGGACCAGGAAGCGTACGAACTTCTCAAGGGGTTCGGCATGCCGTTCGTACGGCGAGAGGAACCGGTCAAGGAAAAGACCGCTTCGGAACAACAGTAA
- the rpmC gene encoding 50S ribosomal protein L29 — protein sequence MKIFEVRELPELELAKRMKDEEENLVHLKFQKATSQLENPMQIRKCRRDIAKMKTVLRERQLRAAAATVKNPPKGN from the coding sequence GTGAAGATATTTGAAGTTCGGGAACTGCCGGAGCTGGAACTGGCGAAACGGATGAAGGACGAGGAGGAGAATCTCGTTCACCTGAAGTTTCAGAAGGCGACCAGCCAGCTGGAGAATCCGATGCAAATCCGGAAATGCCGCCGCGACATCGCGAAGATGAAGACCGTTCTCCGGGAACGGCAGCTTCGCGCCGCTGCGGCCACAGTGAAGAATCCTCCCAAAGGGAACTGA
- the rplN gene encoding 50S ribosomal protein L14 — MIQEETNLVVADNSGAKKVRCIRVLGGHDRRYAGVGDLIVVSVKSAIPGAAIKKGEMSRAVIVRTKKETRRKDGSFIRFDENAAVLLNPQGEPRGTRIFGPVARELREKNYMKIISLAPEVL, encoded by the coding sequence ATGATCCAGGAAGAAACAAATCTCGTCGTGGCGGATAATTCAGGGGCCAAGAAGGTCCGTTGCATCCGGGTGCTCGGCGGGCACGACCGACGCTACGCCGGAGTGGGCGACCTGATCGTCGTCTCGGTGAAGAGCGCGATCCCCGGCGCCGCGATCAAGAAGGGCGAGATGTCCCGGGCGGTGATCGTGCGGACGAAGAAGGAGACCCGCCGCAAGGATGGTTCCTTCATCCGGTTCGACGAGAACGCCGCCGTGCTGCTGAACCCCCAGGGCGAACCCCGCGGGACGCGGATCTTCGGGCCGGTTGCCCGCGAATTGCGCGAAAAAAACTATATGAAAATCATCTCTCTTGCGCCGGAAGTCCTTTGA
- the rplD gene encoding 50S ribosomal protein L4: MELHIYKKDGTESGERIELSPAVFEIEPNDHAIYQAVTVHLANRRQGTAKTKTYGEVSGSGKKLWKQKHTGRARIGAARSPLWKGGGTIFGPMPRDYSNKLPKQIRQLARKSALSYKAKSASIKIVEDFSLGEIKTKNLAAILKALELSGRKTLLVVPQRDEAIWKSGRNMPLLHVIEAAKASTYEILDNQILLIQKSAVQLLEKTFHEGQS; this comes from the coding sequence ATGGAACTGCACATCTATAAAAAGGACGGGACGGAAAGCGGCGAGCGCATCGAGCTTTCTCCCGCCGTCTTCGAAATCGAGCCGAACGATCATGCGATCTACCAGGCGGTGACGGTGCATCTCGCAAACCGGCGCCAGGGGACCGCAAAAACGAAAACCTACGGCGAGGTGAGCGGCAGCGGAAAGAAACTCTGGAAGCAGAAGCACACGGGCCGTGCGAGAATCGGCGCCGCCCGGTCGCCGCTGTGGAAGGGGGGCGGGACGATCTTCGGACCGATGCCCCGCGACTACTCCAATAAACTGCCGAAGCAGATCCGGCAGCTCGCGCGGAAATCCGCGCTGAGCTACAAGGCGAAAAGCGCGTCGATCAAAATCGTCGAAGATTTTTCGCTCGGGGAGATCAAGACGAAGAATCTTGCGGCCATCCTGAAGGCGCTGGAGCTCTCGGGCAGGAAGACGCTTCTGGTGGTGCCGCAGCGGGACGAAGCGATCTGGAAGTCCGGCCGCAACATGCCCCTGCTCCACGTCATCGAAGCGGCCAAGGCGTCCACCTACGAAATTCTCGACAATCAGATCCTGCTGATCCAAAAGAGCGCGGTCCAATTGTTGGAAAAAACGTTTCATGAAGGGCAATCATGA
- the rplV gene encoding 50S ribosomal protein L22, with protein sequence MLEARAINRYINSSPRKMRLVIDLIRGRSVPEALSILHFTAKSAAKVAEKVVRSAVSNLQNKDEAGRVDPESLYIKEVFVDGGPGMKRMLPAPMGRAYRIVKRSNHLTIVVAQKKIKAKAAHKTRAKEASHKEGSPKEVSAKSTSRKQTSPTEEKE encoded by the coding sequence ATGCTCGAAGCACGCGCCATCAACCGGTATATCAACTCTTCCCCGCGGAAGATGCGTCTGGTGATCGATCTCATCCGCGGCCGCTCCGTTCCGGAAGCGCTGAGTATCCTTCACTTCACCGCGAAGTCCGCGGCGAAGGTCGCCGAGAAAGTCGTCCGGTCGGCGGTTTCCAATTTGCAGAATAAAGACGAGGCGGGCCGGGTCGATCCGGAATCTCTCTACATCAAGGAGGTCTTCGTCGACGGCGGCCCGGGCATGAAACGCATGCTGCCGGCGCCGATGGGCCGGGCCTACCGGATCGTCAAGCGGTCGAACCATCTCACGATTGTCGTCGCACAGAAGAAGATCAAGGCGAAGGCCGCTCATAAAACGCGGGCGAAGGAAGCTTCCCACAAGGAAGGCTCGCCCAAGGAAGTTTCGGCCAAATCAACATCACGCAAGCAGACTTCACCAACAGAAGAGAAAGAGTAG